The Heliorestis convoluta genome includes the window GAGAATTTACATTTAACCTTACGTCCTGGAGACATTGTTGCCATCGTTGGACCTACTGGTTCGGGAAAAAGCAGGCTATTGGCAGATATTGAGTGGATGGCCCAGGGTGATACGCCAACGGGCCGTCAAGTCTTGATTAACGGAAAAGCACCTGAACCAGAAAAGCGTTTTGCTGTGGAGAGCAAATTGGTTGCTCAACTATCGCAAAACATGAATTTTGTGATGGATCTATCAGTAGCAGAATTCATTTCTTTACATGCAGAAAGCAGGCTTAACAGACGAGATGATATCATAGAAAAAGTGTTAGAACAGGCGAACAAATTGGCAGGGGAACCTTTTACTGCAGATACCCCGCTCACTTCTTTGAGCGGGGGACAGTCTAGAGCCCTCATGATAGCAGATACAGCTTTGTTAAGTCGTTCCCCCATTGTTTTAATTGATGAAATTGAAAATGCAGGCGTTGATCGACAAGAGGCATTGCAGGTTTTAGTAGGTCAAGACAAAATAGTACTCATGGCGACCCACGATCCGATACTAGCTTTAATGGCCCAGCGGCGGCTGATCATTGAAAAGGGTTCTGTTAAACAGGTGATAGAAACAACTGATGAAGAGCAAAAAACTCTCCAAGAGCTGCTTCATTGGGATCAAAAACTGATGGCCTATCGCAACCATCTGCGCAAGGGCAAGAAATTGCTTGCATTCCATGATTAATTTAATGGGCTATGAACATTTGCTATCCTAGTAGGGTATAATGGAATTTATCATAGTATAGGAAAGCAGATGAGGGGAAAATGCCATGGCACACCTAACAGTCCGCTCGGGATACAAAAAACTGGAAGAAAGACTGAATCTTTTCCCCCAGGGTGCACCGCCTTCGGAAAGTCTTTATAAGATTTTATCTCTTCTTTTTCGAGAAAATGAAGCCAATCTCGTGTCACAATTGCCCATCCGACCTTTTACCGTGAAAAAAGCCGCTTCCATCTGGAAAAAGAGTGAAGCAGAAGCGCACAAGATTTTAGATGATTTGGCCAGTCGGGCTCTGCTGCTTGATATAGAACAAGAAGGTAGGCAACACTATGTCTTGCCACCACCCATGGCAGGCTTTTTTGAATTTGCTTTTATGCGAATACGGGGCGATCTGGATCAAAAGCTTTTAAGCGAGCTTTTTCATCAATATATCAATGTGGAAGAGGACTTTATTAAGGATCTTTTTCTCGGCAGCGAGACACGACTGGGTCGTGTTTTTGTGCAAGAAGCGGTCTTAAGCAATGACAATGCTCTTCATATTCTTGATTATGAACGCGCCAGCCATGTGATCGAGTCTGCAAAAACCATTGCTGTCGGTCTATGCTACTGTCGCCACAAAATGGAGCATTTAGGGCAGAATTGTTCTGCGCCTATGAACAATTGTATGACCTTTGGCAATACTGCTTCTTCTCTGATTAAGCATGGACATGCTAGAGCTATCTATTCATCGGAAGGATTGGAACTTCTTGCGGAAGCTTATGCGCACAATCTTGTGCAATGTGGGGAAAATGTACGAGAAGATGTAAGTTTTCTTTGCAATTGTTGTGGTTGTTGCTGTGAAGGCTTAATTGCTGTGCGTAAGTTTGGCCTGCTTCAACCAATACATACGACAAATTATCTTCCTACTGTTAATGAAAAGGCTTGCAACGGTTGTGGCCGCTGTGCAAAAGCTTGTCCCATTGAAGCGATTCAAATGACCTCTCACCCATCAGAGAAAGTTAAAAAAGCAAAAATCGATGAGACCCTTTGTCTTGGTTGTGCTGTTTGTATTCGTCTTTGTCCTCTAAAGTGCCTTTCTCTGAAAGAGCGACCTCAGCGGATTATTACGCCCGTTAACTCAGCCCATCGGATCGTATTAGCCGCTCTTGAACGAGGTAGATTGCAGAATCTGATCTTCGATAACCAGGCTTTACAAAGTCACCGGGCAATGGCCGCTATTTTGTCAGCCATTTTGCAGCTTCCTCCTGTAAAGCGCTTGATGGCCAAGGAGCAGTTGCGATCTCGTTATTTGGAACGGTTGCTTAAAGGAACTTAAAGTAATCAAACCAGCCATCAGGTTGAATCAGTCTAACCCAGATCCGCTTTCAACGTACTTCGTCAATTTAGAAAGAGCTCTAACGGCTGGCGCACCGTCAATAACATGCTTGCCCCCTTTTTCTTCCGAACCTTAATAAACCTCCGCCTTGTTATATTCTATCTCTTCTACTTCAAGCAAGTACCAGGTGTAGTCTCCTGCATCAAGTTTCCAGGTGATTTCCGCTTGAAGGGGTACTTTGAATCGATCCATCCATTGATGTTCTTTCATGCGAATGGACCAGGGTTGCATAATGAATTCTCCATCAAAGTCACCGTAACGGTCAGCTAGAAAATGTATTGCATTCCCTTCATCATCAAAAGTAAAGACACCGGATGCAGACACGCTTGATAGGTCATCGTTGCCAAAGCAGAATTCTCATCGATTTCTTGCCAAGCAATGTATTCTTCCAACGCAGCCGTTGGCACCCAGACAATTTC containing:
- a CDS encoding ATP-binding cassette domain-containing protein, translated to MDSQHKQWLNMPYNQLRQQYPYADQFFQTMGLSILEGSHCVEDYVSKLAPQVLEDIGIERSQLGHAFISFLENMNQLQQEDKQIIESVTILGGTDKEGRKENLHLTLRPGDIVAIVGPTGSGKSRLLADIEWMAQGDTPTGRQVLINGKAPEPEKRFAVESKLVAQLSQNMNFVMDLSVAEFISLHAESRLNRRDDIIEKVLEQANKLAGEPFTADTPLTSLSGGQSRALMIADTALLSRSPIVLIDEIENAGVDRQEALQVLVGQDKIVLMATHDPILALMAQRRLIIEKGSVKQVIETTDEEQKTLQELLHWDQKLMAYRNHLRKGKKLLAFHD
- a CDS encoding 4Fe-4S dicluster domain-containing protein, which gives rise to MAHLTVRSGYKKLEERLNLFPQGAPPSESLYKILSLLFRENEANLVSQLPIRPFTVKKAASIWKKSEAEAHKILDDLASRALLLDIEQEGRQHYVLPPPMAGFFEFAFMRIRGDLDQKLLSELFHQYINVEEDFIKDLFLGSETRLGRVFVQEAVLSNDNALHILDYERASHVIESAKTIAVGLCYCRHKMEHLGQNCSAPMNNCMTFGNTASSLIKHGHARAIYSSEGLELLAEAYAHNLVQCGENVREDVSFLCNCCGCCCEGLIAVRKFGLLQPIHTTNYLPTVNEKACNGCGRCAKACPIEAIQMTSHPSEKVKKAKIDETLCLGCAVCIRLCPLKCLSLKERPQRIITPVNSAHRIVLAALERGRLQNLIFDNQALQSHRAMAAILSAILQLPPVKRLMAKEQLRSRYLERLLKGT